A single genomic interval of Zingiber officinale cultivar Zhangliang chromosome 4A, Zo_v1.1, whole genome shotgun sequence harbors:
- the LOC121970675 gene encoding UDP-sugar pyrophosphorylase-like, with product MESAGENLGGLSIAGGWISSSPNLDKNLGILSAEEIALAKMLLDKGQKHLFDHWPEPGVDDTRKKNFLHQVARLNSSYPGGLVSYIQNARKLLSDSKAGKNPYDGFTPSVPSGEILTFGDEKFTLLEEAGVRESRKAAFVLVAGGLGERLGYKGIKLALPSETTTNRCFLQYYIESILALQEASCRTVQGHGEAEIPLVIMTSDDTHAPTLSLLESNYYFGMKSSQVKLLKQEKVACLNDNDARLALDPNDSYKMQTKPHGHGDVHTLLFSSGLLNLWHRADIRWVLFFQDTNGLLFKGIPASLGVSATRGYQVNSLAVPRKAKEAMGGIAQLTHTDGNTLFMIFRYKMVINVEYNQLGPLLRATGHADGDVNCETGFSPFPGNINQLILELEPYIQELSKTRGAIAEFVNPKYKDSSKTSFKSSTRLECMMQDYPKSLPASAKIGFTVVDKWLAYAPVKNNPEDASKVPKGNPYHSATSGEMAVYRANCLMLKKAGVLVADPIIDIFNGQEVEVWPRVTWSPKWASTFTDVIWKVGKGCSISQRSTLVINGQNIVLDGLRLDGTLVITANDQADVKVTGHVQNKGWTLEHVDYKDNSIPQEIRIRGFKIYKIEQLELNYMESGKFQFPEQEGAE from the exons ATGGAATCCGCCGGAGAGAATCTCGGAGGGCTGAGCATCGCCGGTGGCTGGATCTCGTCATCCCCGAATCTCGACAAGAATCTCGGAATTCTCTCCGCCGAGGAG ATTGCACTTGCAAAGATGCTATTAGATAAGGGGCAAAAGCATTTGTTTGATCATTGGCCAGAGCCAGGTGTGGATGATACaaggaaaaagaattttttaCATCAG GTTGCTCGACTTAATTCAAGCTATCCTGGTGGTTTGGTATCGTATATTCAAAATGCAAGAAAACTTTTGTCTGATTCAAAAGCTGGGAAAAATCCATATGATGGGTTCACTCCTTCC GTCCCATCAGGAGAAATTCTGACATTTGGTGATGAGAAATTTACCTTGTTGGAAGAGGCTGGTGTGCGAGAATCTAGGAAAGCTGCCTTTGTACTTGTGGCTGGTGGGCTCGGGGAACGACTTGGCTACAAAGGAATTAAA TTGGCCCTTCCTTCTGAAACTACAACAAACAGATGTTTCCTTCAATACTACATTGAGTCTATTCTGGCATTGCAAGAGGCTAGCTGTAGAACAGTACAAG GTCATGGTGAAGCTGAAATTCCTCTGGTGATAATGACATCTGATGACACTCATGCGCCAACATTATCGCTTTTAGaatcaaattattattttggaaTGAAAAGCTCTCAAGTGAAACTTCTTAAACAG GAAAAAGTAGCATGCTTAAATGATAATGACGCAAGACTTGCATTGGACCCAAATGACAGCTACAAAATGCAG ACAAAGCCACATGGTCATGGTGATGTGCACACACTTCTTTTCTCGAGTGGTCTACTTAACCTCTG GCATAGAGCAGATATTAGATGGGTTCTGTTTTTTCAAGATACCAATGGATTACTATTTAAG GGTATTCCTGCTTCATTGGGTGTCAGCGCAACCCGAGGATATCAAGTCAATTCTCTCGCAGTTCCCAGAAAGGCAAAAGAAGCTATGGGAGGGATAGCCCAACTTACTCATACGGATGGTAATACACTTTTT ATGATATTTAGGTACAAAATGGTAATTAATGTGGAGTATAATCAGTTGGGCCCCTTACTAAGAGCGACTGGGCATGCTGATGGAGATGTAAACTGTGAGACTGGATTTTCTCCTTTCCCTGGAAACATAAACCAG CTTATTTTGGAGCTTGAACCATACATACAGGAGCTTAGCAAAACGCGAGGTGCTATTGCTGAATTTGTTAATCCCAA ATACAAAGATTCAAGCAAGACATCCTTTAAGTCCTCAACGCGTTTGGAATGTATGATGCAAGATTATCCAAAATCTCTTCCTGCATCAGCGAAGATTGGATTCACT GTAGTGGATAAATGGCTTGCTTATGCACCAGTAAAAAATAACCCCGAAGATGCTTCCAAG GTGCCAAAAGGAAACCCATACCATAGCGCGACAAGTGGAGAGATGGCTGTTTATAGAGCGAATTGTCTCATGCTAAAAAAG GCTGGAGTCCTTGTAGCTGATCCCATTATTGACATCTTCAATGGTCAGGAGGTGGAAGTGTGGCCCCGCGTCACATGGAGTCCGAAGTGGGCCTCAACATTCACAGATGTAATATGGAAAGTCGGCAAAGGATGCTCCATTTCCCAGAGATCTACCTTGGTCATCAATGGCCAGAACATAGTCCTTGATGGCCTCCGCTTGGACGGAACTCTTGTCATCACTGCTAACGATCAAGCTGAT GTCAAAGTGACAGGACATGTTCAAAACAAAGGATGGACTCTTGAGCATGTTGATTACAAAGACAACTCAATTCCTCAGGAAATCCGGATAAGAGGCTTTAAGATTTACAAAATCGAGCAGTTGGAGTTGAACTACATGGAATCAGGGAAATTTCAATTCCCTGAACAAGAAGGAGCTGAATGA